Proteins from one Gossypium raimondii isolate GPD5lz chromosome 8, ASM2569854v1, whole genome shotgun sequence genomic window:
- the LOC105792783 gene encoding uncharacterized protein LOC105792783: protein MSSTKITIILHQRKKKGRKSMEKRMREMKVVSKEQKSIKEGQRQVGAKLQAINYECGQLRRETNRIIQQTATTQIRLALMFNILKAREEGDFTKAHQLTALLP from the exons ATGTCTTCAACCAAAATAACGATCATTTTGCACCAAAGGAAGAAG AAAGGGAGAAAATCCATGGAGAAAAGGATGAGAGAGATGAAAGTGGTGAGCAAAGAGCAAAAAAGCATAAAAGAAGGGCAAAGGCAAGTTGGGGCAAAATTGCAAGCTATCAACTATGAATGCGGGCAGCTCCGCCGTGAAACTAATCGAATTATTCAACAAACCGCCACCACTCAAATCCGGTTAGCCCTAATGTTCAATATCCTTAAAGCTCGTGAGGAAGGTGATTTTACAAAGGCTCATCAATTAACTGCACTCCTTCCGTAA